In Nicotiana tabacum cultivar K326 chromosome 17, ASM71507v2, whole genome shotgun sequence, one DNA window encodes the following:
- the LOC142171497 gene encoding auxin-induced protein 22E-like has translation METENDLNLKATELRLGLPGTELEPCTCLAAKISKKRCLSEMDNSLNINHDQQDSSPAPKAQIVGWPPVRSYRKNIVKAEKLDTDVSSGMYVKVSMDGAPYLRKIDLRVYKSYQELFKFLDNLFKHPTGIYSENKGYTSGSDYVPTYEDKDGDWMLVGDVPWDMFINSCKRFRIMKGSEAKGLACLL, from the exons ATGGAAACAGAAAATGATCTAAATCTGAAGGCAACTGAGCTAAGACTAGGTTTACCTGGTACAGAACTAGAGCCTTGTACTTGTCTTGCTGCTAAAATAAGCAAAAAAAGATGTTTATCAGAGATGGATAACTCTTTAAACATAAACCATGATCAGCAAGATTCCTCCCCTGCACCAAA AGCACAAATTGTTGGTTGGCCACCAGTAAGATCTTACAGGAAAAATATTGTCAAAGCCGAGAAATTAGACACTGATGTCTCCTCAGGGATGTATGTGAAAGTTAGCATGGATGGAGCACCCTACCTTAGGAAAATTGACCTTAGGGTTTACAAAAGTTACCAAGAGTTATTCAAGTTTTTGGACAACCTGTTCAAGCACCCCACTG GTATATACTCAGAAAATAAAGGATACACTAGTGGATCTGATTATGTACCAACTTATGAAGACAAAGATGGTGATTGGATGCTCGTTGGAGATGTACCATGGGATATGTTCATTAATTCTTgcaaaaggtttagaatcatgAAAGGGTCTGAAGCTAAAGGTTTGGCATGCCTATTATAG